A stretch of Coccidioides posadasii str. Silveira chromosome 2, complete sequence DNA encodes these proteins:
- a CDS encoding mitochondrial 37S ribosomal protein uS15m (BUSCO:337917at4751~EggNog:ENOG410PID3~COG:J~BUSCO:12196at33183), whose protein sequence is MPPRIPIQSCSKSLNGPLYNWFAGLSLGPSVYSRSASSKTKRQKKHYDPFALAQARQRKAANLSRQRGLKEEREAARGDPVVGKPTALTEALLNGQVIPPSSSAATSEAPASSSDLNFFLSADELNFALARSEKNTQPVVEEGPSFDPQKAEEEAKRHSAKHKNAEEAVRRIMQMNNASSKDRTRLNIQRCIETFGRHNTDAALPPKPEAPSHPSAPQHPPRPSRAGPDTGSSEVQVAILTTKILTLAKQLETTSHKDKHNKRNLRLLVHKRQKLLNYLRKKERGGPRWQNLVNTLGLSDATWKGEISL, encoded by the exons ATGCCGCCACGAATTCCAATTCAATCGTGTTCCAAATCCCTTAACG GGCCACTATACAACTGGTTCGCTGGCCTCTCTCTTGGGCCCAGCGTTTATTCCAGATCTGCCTCATCCAAGACGAAGCGCCAAAAGAAACACTATGACCCGTTTGCATTGGCGCAGGCTCGCCAAAGGAAAGCTGCGAATTTGTCCCGGCAGCGTGGTTTAAAAGAAGAACGTGAAGCCGCGCGTGGAGATCCGGTGGTGGGAAAACCGACAGCTTTGACCGAGGCGTTGCTAAATGGGCAAGTTATCCCTCCAAGCTCATCAGCGGCAACCAGCGAGGCACCGGCCAGCTCATCGGATCTTAACTTCTTTCTGTCGGCGGACGAATTGAACTTCGCCCTTGCACGCTCGGAGAAAAATACCCAGCCTGTGGTAGAGGAGGGCCCTTCTTTCGACCCGCAAAAGGCGGAGGAGGAAGCGAAAAGGCACTCGGCCAAGCACAAGAATGCCGAGGAAGCAGTGAGACGTATCATGCAGATGAACAACGCCAGCAGCAAAGATCGAACACGGCTGAACATCCAGCGTTGTATCGAAACGTTCGGGCGACATAATACAGACGCGGCTCTTCCTCCAAAGCCAGAGGCCCCCTCACACCCTTCTGCACCTCAACATCCTCCCAGACCATCTCGTGCCGGTCCAGATACCGGTTCATCCGAAGTTCAGGTCGCGATTTTAACCACAAAGATTCTTACTCTTGCAAAACAATTGGAGACTACTTCACACAAAGATAAGCACAACAAGCGGAACCTCAGATTACTAGTTCATAAACGACAAAAGCTGCTTAACTATCTTCGGAAAAAGGAACGTGGGGGTCCAAGATGGCAGAACTTGGTGAACACACTCGGTCTCAGTGATGCGACTTGGAAAGGGGAAATCAGTCTATAG
- the RPS0 gene encoding 40S ribosomal protein uS2 (EggNog:ENOG410PGPW~COG:J~BUSCO:12371at33183), whose amino-acid sequence MAPSNLPPVFNATSQDIEMLLAAQCHLGSKNLQVHMEPYLWKTRPDGINVINIGKTWEKIVLAARIIAAIDNPADICVISARPYGQRAVLKFAAHTGAVAIAGRFTPGSFTNYITRSFKEPRLIIVTDPRTDSQAIKEASYVNIPVIALCDTDSPTEFVDVAIPTNNKGRHAIGLVWWLLAREVLRLRGTLANRETEWDVVVDLYFYRDPEAEEAKELEEAKAPGVEEIGAAAVETGFGAEGWEAAGGSAFAAAASTTAPPNWEATGGDWATSTAPAEGWAGDAPAGETKW is encoded by the exons ATGGCCCCCTCTAACCTCCCTCCGGTTTTCAATGCCACATCTCAGGATATTGAGATGCTCTTGGCTGCCCAGTGCCATCTCGGCTCCAAGAACTTGCAGGTTCACATGGAGCCTTACCTCTGGAAGACTCGTCCCGATGGCATCAACGTTATCAACATTGGCAAGACCTG GGAGAAGATCGTCCTTGCTGCGCGCATCATCGCCGCTATCGACAACCCCGCTGATATCTGTGTGATCTCCGCTCGTCCCTATGGTCAGCGTGCCGTCCTCAAGTTCGCCGCTCACACCGGTGCTGTTGCTATTGCCGGCCGTTTCACTCCCGGAAGCTTCACCAACTACATCACTCGCTCCTTCAAGGAACCCCGCTTGATCATCGTCACTGATCCTCGCACCGATTCTCAGGCTATCAAGGAGGCCAGCTACGTCAACATCCCCGTTATCGCCCTCTGCGACACCGACTCCCCAACTGAATTCGTTGATGTTGCTATCCCCACCAACAACAAGGGTCGCCATGCTATCGGTTTGGTCTGGTGGCTCCTCGCCCGTGAGGTCCTCCGCCTCCGCGGCACCCTTGCTAACCGTGAGACCGAATGGGACGTTGTTGTTGATCTCTACTTCTATCGTGATCCTGAGGCCGAGGAGGCTAAGGAGCTCGAGGAAGCCAAGGCTCCTGGTGTCGAGGAAATTGGCGCCGCTGCCGTTGAAACCGGATTCGGTGCCGAGGGCTGGGAAGCCGCTGGTGGATCTGCTttcgctgctgctgcttcaACTACCGCCCCTCCTAACTGGGAAGCCACTGGTGGCGACTGGGCTACTAGCACTGCCCCTGCTGAGGGCTGGGCAGGTGACGCCCCTGCTGGCGAGACCAAATGGTAA
- a CDS encoding uncharacterized protein (EggNog:ENOG410PSZM~COG:S), translating to MFPEPELVDSTGVLSYTIKVEFIVKVKVAEFFDRQARSLSYLQKMRAIHEEMIQYLRRFGVEVNEYRSYEADLQAWTVERGSAVSVDDVSDVDYGSEEWGFFEVKLASPVLPYYRLSMFEVERVLLLIKDEYTTIINKSCTLTVHVGHIEDEPYLETYESYGFCLPAVQTLLQLLWKYEAQINAIHPEHRIQGNPRSLPPSKMLEYMLSRTIMERICDCRDMNALHQLWEGGLSSEQIRQRVAAYSIRGLTGIPGSDTHTGTIRFGQHQATLEFDDIKNWVWFVGSLVQLAVERGPCGVPLTLMGLGGYTRQVPLSEVSAIHFIKKIAKKDQYLFYKEQLGDYYYFDDPDDF from the coding sequence ATGTTTCCTGAGCCCGAACTCGTTGATAGCACTGGTGTGCTATCATACACAATCAAGGTCGAGTTCATTGTCAAGGTCAAGGTCGCGGAATTTTTTGACCGACAGGCACGAAGTCTTTCCTACCTGCAGAAAATGCGGGCCATTCACGAGGAAATGATCCAATACTTAAGACGATTCGGTGTGGAAGTGAACGAATACAGATCCTACGAGGCGGATTTGCAGGCTTGGACCGTGGAGAGAGGAAGCGCCGTTAGTGTCGACGATGTCTCTGACGTCGACTATGGCTCTGAGGAGTGGGGGTTCTTCGAAGTGAAACTGGCAAGCCCCGTATTGCCTTATTATCGTCTGTCAATGTTCGAAGTGGAGCGAGTCCTCCTCCTGATCAAAGACGAGTACACCACGATCATCAATAAGTCCTGCACCTTGACCGTTCATGTAGGGCACATTGAGGACGAGCCTTACTTAGAGACCTACGAAAGTTACGGATTCTGTCTTCCGGCCGTGCAGACCCTCTTGCAGCTCCTTTGGAAATACGAAGCACAGATCAACGCTATTCACCCCGAGCATCGTATTCAAGGAAATCCCCGCTCTCTGCCGCCGAGCAAAATGCTGGAATACATGCTGTCGAGAACCATCATGGAAAGGATTTGTGATTGCAGAGATATGAACGCTCTGCATCAGCTTTGGGAAGGAGGACTTAGTTCAGAGCAAATTCGTCAAAGAGTCGCTGCATACAGCATCCGTGGGCTCACCGGCATTCCAGGTTCTGACACCCATACCGGAACGATCCGATTCGGGCAGCACCAGGCCACTCTTGAGTTCGACGATATCAAAAACTGGGTTTGGTTCGTGGGCTCTCTGGTCCAGCTGGCGGTTGAACGCGGGCCTTGCGGTGTTCCGCTTACCCTCATGGGACTCGGGGGTTACACGCGTCAAGTTCCCTTGAGTGAGGTTTCCGCGATTCATTTCATCAAGAAAATCGCGAAGAAAGACCAGTATTTGTTTTACAAAGAGCAATTGGGTGATTATTACTACTTCGACGATCCTGATGACTTTTGA
- a CDS encoding uncharacterized protein (BUSCO:330949at4751~EggNog:ENOG410PIEK~COG:J~BUSCO:3765at33183), whose protein sequence is MSATSDTPSAAGVGPQPDYSTWDTARLISRITELEQQLSSSTENQPRGRSKPTNDLPPTSPLINPGDSYPPGPLTPSRSSSRAARPARDIDPSKYNTRFIALKFAYLGQRYNGYEHANGNITPLPTIEEELFKALRKSRLIFPKTVENVDNVDRAGNRLLRPYSIDWEGCDYSKCGRTDRGVSAFGQVVGVRVRSAKPKKKKDVEPVKTPDIPSSVTPVESPPGGLDIDVCDLEAEEAWDDIADELPYIQMLNGVLPEDIRILAWCPHPPPGFDARFSCRERRYRYFFTQPAFCPTPGPFGFLKRPGDTSGAKMREGWLDIDAMREGAKRFIGSHDFRNFCKVDASKQITNFVRKISHADIQVLDASKLPPAFLAQQGFQQFEHPGQQERAASGGHNAALKVYYFSVHGSAFLWHQVRHMVGILFLIGQGLEPPSIVSELLDVSKNPRRPTYEIASDAPLVLWDCVFPGPKSEEEGRDGLDWVYAGDPRTARSGRSDGKFGQGGAVDEVWSVWRQRKIDEVLAASLLDLVVSQGESSSIARGGFRQPTQDIFNRSQKMFYGGNDGKLSGKYVPLMQRRRNDTVEEINARWTRKGKRVAKNGADKTHSADVEDAA, encoded by the coding sequence ATGTCCGCCACAAGTGACACCCCGTCTGCCGCTGGTGTAGGTCCCCAGCCCGACTACTCAACCTGGGACACTGCCCGCCTTATCTCGCGAATCACGGAATTGGAACAACAGCTCAGTTCCTCCACCGAAAACCAACCTCGTGGCCGTAGCAAGCCCACCAACGATCTCCCGCCCACATCCCCGCTAATCAATCCGGGCGACTCCTATCCTCCTGGTCCACTTACCCCGTCGAGGTCTTCCTCAAGAGCAGCACGACCAGCCCGAGACATTGATCCGTCCAAATACAACACCCGCTTCATTGCCTTGAAGTTCGCGTATCTCGGTCAAAGATATAATGGATACGAACACGCTAACGGAAATATCACACCGTTGCCTACTATCGAAGAAGAACTATTTAAAGCTTTACGAAAATCTCGCCTGATTTTTCCCAAGACGGTGGAGAATGTAGATAACGTTGATAGGGCTGGAAATAGGCTATTGCGTCCATATTCAATTGACTGGGAAGGGTGTGACTACTCTAAGTGTGGAAGAACCGACCGCGGAGTCAGCGCTTTCGGACAGGTCGTCGGTGTAAGGGTTCGAAGTGCGAagccgaagaagaagaaagatgtcGAGCCAGTTAAAACCCCAGACATCCCTTCATCAGTAACTCCTGTGGAAAGTCCACCTGGCGGGTTGGACATCGATGTCTGTGATCTTGAGGCTGAGGAAGCTTGGGATGATATTGCAGATGAACTCCCCTATATACAGATGCTAAACGGTGTACTACCCGAGGATATTCGTATTCTAGCATGGTGCCCTCATCCACCTCCAGGTTTTGACGCTAGATTCTCATGTCGCGAGCGTCGATATCGATACTTTTTCACTCAGCCGGCTTTCTGCCCCACTCCAGGACCGTTCGGCTTCCTCAAGAGGCCCGGTGATACGTCGGGTGCCAAAATGAGGGAAGGCTGGTTAGATATAGACGCAATGCGAGAAGGAGCAAAGCGCTTTATCGGATCCCACGATTTTAGAAACTTTTGCAAAGTGGACGCGAGTAAGCAGATAACGAATTTTGTGCGGAAGATATCCCATGCGGATATCCAAGTTTTAGATGCTAGCAAGCTCCCGCCGGCCTTTTTGGCGCAGCAGGGTTTCCAACAATTCGAACACCCAGGCCAACAAGAACGTGCAGCCAGCGGCGGCCACAATGCGGCTTTGAAAGTGTACTATTTTAGCGTTCATGGATCCGCGTTTTTATGGCATCAAGTCCGGCATATGGTTGGTATCCTATTTCTTATCGGCCAAGGACTTGAGCCGCCGTCCATTGTCTCCGAGCTGTTGGACGTCAGCAAAAACCCTCGACGACCAACGTATGAAATCGCTTCGGACGCTCCACTAGTTTTGTGGGATTGTGTATTCCCAGGTCCAAAGTCCGAAGAAGAAGGTCGAGACGGACTGGACTGGGTATATGCAGGAGATCCACGCACCGCAAGGTCAGGAAGAAGCGATGGAAAGTTCGGACAAGGTGGAGCTGTTGACGAAGTATGGTCTGTCTGGAGACAACGCAAGATTGACGAAGTCCTGGCTGCAAGTTTGCTAGACCTTGTGGTAAGTCAAGGTGAGAGCAGCTCAATTGCCAGAGGAGGGTTTAGACAACCTACTCAAGATATATTTAACCGGAGTCAGAAGATGTTCTATGGTGGAAACGACGGGAAATTGAGCGGAAAATACGTACCGCTGATGCAGAGACGGAGGAATGATACTGTGGAAGAGATAAATGCAAGATGGacaaggaaaggaaaaagggtaGCCAAAAATGGCGCTGATAAGACCCACTCAGCCGATGTTGAGGACGCTGCTTGA
- a CDS encoding uncharacterized protein (EggNog:ENOG410J0B0~COG:G~TransMembrane:2 (i32-51o88-105i)~BUSCO:14813at33183), with protein sequence MPSRLLVERPSPTTVLFTVSNAPSRSSITSKLLFYLEILLRVIIFAAVLLVDAAKLRDYAFCQDGIIPWSNVWSSPAGLMACHIADRHLWQVIAPSSAVLLYLMVRKGYTEESLLVIRGLGVQTSTSSATYFMSATTRFIPTTQIQDIVIHEAFKGFEVRFYLAIIVEAEAEVVVVFPNLLPRRNILEEVWKGVRKCLYKPGP encoded by the exons ATGCCTTCTCGTCTCCTCGTCGAGCGACCATCTCCAACAACTGTACTGTTCACTGTTTCCAATGCTCCCTCACGATCGTCGATTACCTCGAAACTCCTTTTCTACCTCGAAATCCTACTGCGGGTCATAATTTTTGCAGCTGTGTTGCTGGTCGATGCTGCAAAGCTTCGCGACTACGCATTCTGCCAGGATGGAATTATACCATGGAGCAACGTCTGGTCCAGCCCTGCGGGCCTCATGGCATGCCACATCGCAGACCGTCATCTCTGGCAGGTAATCGCACCAAGTAGTGCGGTGCTACTGTATCTTATGGTTAGGAAAGGTTATACGG AGGAATCCCTCCTTGTGATCCGCGGCCTCGGCGTTCAGACTTCCACCTCCTCAGCCACCTATTTTATGAGTGCCACAACACGATTTATTCCGACAACTCAAATACAGGACATTGTCATTCATGAAGCGTTCAAAGGCTTTGAAGTCCGGTTTTACTTGGCGATTATCGTGGAAGCCGAAGCGGAGGTAGTCGTTGTATTCCCG AATCTCCTGCCCCGGCGTAATATTTTAGAAGAGGTTTGGAAAGGGGTTCGCAAGTGCCTCTATAAACCCGGCCCGTAA
- a CDS encoding uncharacterized protein (EggNog:ENOG410PQYQ~COG:O) yields MPRWTDRSPSPRREERRRSRSRSPRRRRYDDDRDRDRGRKKQSGFRWKEKPRRDDDISGREPERGLERGYRERDRARSPFRDRDRDYGRGRERYRDGDRDRRPSDRDRDRAPDRDTERNRSKEDRDRKERKPKEKKEKKPAGPAEPMIVVHVNDRLGTKAAIPCLASDPIRLFKAQVAARIGREPHEILLKRQGERPFKDQLTLEDYGVSNGVQLDLEVDTGD; encoded by the exons aTGCCTAGGTGGACAGATCGCTCTCCTTCCCCCCGGCgagaggagagaagaagaagtcgAAGTCGGTCGCCAAGAAGACGTCGATACGATGATGATAGAGACAGAGACAGAGGGCGCAAGAAGCAGAGCGGATTCCGGTGGAAGGAGAAGCCCCGTCGCGATGACGATATCTCCGGCAGAGAGCCAGAAAGAGGCTTAGAGCGCGGATATAGAGAAAGAGATCGGGCACGATCACCATTCAGAGATCGAGACCGTGACTACGGCCGCGGGAGAGAACGATACAGAGACGGAGACAGAGACAGAAGGCCGTCCGACCGTGATAGGGATAGAGCTCCAGATCGAGATACGGAGAGAAACAGAAGTAAGGAGGATCGCGATAGAAAAGAACGAAAGccaaaggagaagaaggaaaagaagccaGCGGGCCCTGCAGAACCGATGATTGTTGTGCACGTCAACGACCGACTCGGCACAAAAGCTGCCATTCCCTGTCTTGCATCCGATCCAATTC GATTATTCAAGGCACAGGTAGCTGCGCGGATAGGTCGCGAGCCACACGAGATTTTACTAAAGCGACAAGGAGAAAGGCCGTTCAAAGACCAACTCACGCTGGAGGACTACGGCGTCAGCAATGGGGTACAACTTGATTT GGAAGTGGATACAGGAGACTAA
- the PRS5 gene encoding ribose-phosphate pyrophosphokinase (EggNog:ENOG410PGS4~COG:F~BUSCO:6088at33183) encodes MVRNIVVLGGTAHPHLNKTICDQLGIPPANILLSKFSVGETRVEIYESVRGKDVYIIQSGGGKVNDHLMELLITISACKTASAKRVTAVLPLFPYSRQSDIPYNKTGAPLVKSPTNRNDTSPAYTFESTPPTPHPAKADSLGLVNGIDGLQKGLATAQLEDREGSGNTSPQKARISHYVNGVPKRSDTMDSIRYEAATKGDRNAAPVNGVHSHDDSASVTSTSSKLSTFQPRPGYRQWVAQAGTLVADLLTCAGADHVITMDLHDPQYQGFFDIPVDNLYGRPLLKKYIQENIPNYKSCIIVSPDAGGAKRATAIADSMGMEFALIHKERRPTKIADRQNATMMLVGDVKDRTCILIDDLADTANTITRAAKLLKKEGASMVYALVTHGILSGDAIDRINASGLDKVIVTNTVDQDDHLKRCPKLEVLEVGQVFAEAIRRVHHGESISVLFQYD; translated from the exons ATGGTTCGAAACATCGTTGTGCTGGGTGGAACTGCCCACCCGCACCTGAACAAAACCATCTGCGACCAGCTCGGCATTCCTCCGGCAAACATCTTGCTGTCGAAATTCTCCGTTGGAGAAACTCGAGTGGAAATATATGAGTCGGTTCGGGGTAAAGATGTGTATATTATCCAATCCGGTGGAGGAAAAGTAAACGATCACCTTATGGAGCTCCTTATCACCATCTCGGCCTGCAAAACGGCATCAGCCAAACGTGTCACTGCGGTGCTCCCTCTTTTCCCCTATTCTCGCCAGAGTGATATCCCATATAATAAAACTGGAGCTCCCCTGGTCAAGTCTCCCACCAACCGGAACGACACTAGCCCTGCGTACACTTTCGAGAGTACCCCACCAACCCCGCATCCCGCAAAAGCAGACAGCCTCGGCCTCGTAAACGGTATAGATGGGTTACAAAAGGGCCTTGCGACTGCACAGCTTGAGGACCGGGAAGGCTCTGGCAACACGAGCCCGCAAAAGGCGCGCATTTCCCATTATGTCAATGGCGTTCCGAAGCGTAGCGACACCATGGACTCCATTAGATATGAGGCGGCGACCAAGGGCGATCGGAATGCAGCTCCTGTCAACGGAGTACATTCTCACGATGATTCCGCCAGCGTGACGTCGACCTCATCTAAATTGAGCACCTTCCAACCGCGCCCTGGATACCGCCAATGGGTTGCCCAGGCAGGGACCCTTGTGGCTGACTTGTTAACTTGCGCCGGAGCAGATCACGTCATCACGATGGATTTGCATGATCCCCAATATCAAGGATTCTTTGATATTCCAGTCGACAATCTCTATGGTCGACCATTGCTCAAAAAATACATTCAAGAGAATATTCCTAACTATAAGAGCTGCATTATTGTTAGTCCGGATGCTGGTGGCGCTAAAAGAGCTACGGCCATCGCTGACTCGATGGGCATGGAGTTTGCATTGATCCACAAG GAACGCCGTCCGACAAAGATTGCAGACAGACAGAACGCCACTATGATGTTGGTTGGCGATGTGAAGGACCGCACATGTATCCTGATTGATGATCTTGCTGATACTGCCAACACCATCACTCGCGCTGCCAAGCTGCTAAAAAAGGAAGGTGCATCGATGGTCTATGCGCTGGTGACGCATGGAATTCTCAGCGGTGATGCGATTGACCGGATCAATGCGAGTGGGCTTGATAAGGTGATTGTTACTAACACTGTGGACCAAGATGATCACTTGAAGCGCTGTCCAAAGTTGGAAGTTTTGGAAGTAGGCCAAGTATTTGCAGAG GCCATCCGTCGTGTGCATCATGGAGAGAGTATCAGTGTTCTTTTCCAGTACGACTAA
- the VMA6 gene encoding H(+)-transporting V0 sector ATPase subunit d (BUSCO:269389at4751~EggNog:ENOG410PJN9~COG:C~BUSCO:8927at33183): MEGLWFNVDGGYVEGIVRGYRNNLLNSQSYGNLTQCDTIDDVKLQLGPAYGDFLASLPPNPSTSSLAGKTTEKLVAEFRYLQAQATGSTAKFMEYLTYGYMIDNLALLITGTLHERDTRELLERCHPLGWFETMPVLCVATNIEELYNSVLVETPLAPYFKGSLSHQDLDELNIEIVRNMLYKNYLEDFYQFVNTEPDLRNSPTSEVMSEILEFEADRRAINITLNSFGTELSKAERRKLYPELGKLYPEGSLMLSRAEDVEGVALAVSGVTDYKAFFDAVGLNQAGGGGLGNMGGGTGSDGKSLEDMFYQKEMELSKLAFTRQFTPAVIYAWVKLREQEIRNITWISECIAQNQKERIGNYISVF; this comes from the exons ATGGAGGGCCTTTGGTTCAATGTGGACGGAGG CTACGTCGAGGGGATCGTTCGGGGATATCGCAACAACCTTCTTAATTCGCAAAGCTACGGCAACTTGACGCAATGCGATACGATAGATG ATGTTAAGCTACAACTCGGCCCTGCATACGGCGATTTCCTTGCGTCCCTTCCTCCTAACCCATCCACATCCTCCTTAGCCGGCAAGACAACGGAGAAACTTGTTGCTGAGTTTCGCTATCTCCAAGCCCAAGCAACCGGCTCCACCGCCAAGTTCATGGAATACCTCACGTACGGATATATGATCGATAATCTTGCTCTCCTCATCACAGGCACTCTCCATGAACGAGATACACGAGAATTACTTGAGAGATGTCATCCGCTTGGCTGGTTTGAAACAATGCCGGTGCTCTGTGTTGCCACAAACATCGAGGAATTGTATAATTCTGTGCTGGTCGAGACACCCTTAGCGCCATATTTCAAGGGGAGCTTAAGCCACCAAGATTTAGACGAGCTAAATATCGAGATTGTGAGGAACATGCTATACAAGAATTATTTGGAAGACTTCTATCAATTTGTGAATACTGAGCCGGATCTCAGAAACTCTCCAACCTCGGAAGTTATGTCTGAAATACTGGAATTCGAGGCCGATCGTCGTGCTATTAATATTACACTTAATTCATTTGGAACAGAACTTTCTAAGGCTGAGAGGAGAAAGCTGTACCCCGAGCTCGGAAAGCTGTACCCAGAAGGGTCACTGATGCTTTCACGGGCGGAAGACGTCGAAGGAGTTGCTCTCGCAGTCAGCGGTGTTACCGATTACAAGGCATTCTTTGATGCTGTGGGGTTGAACCAAGCCGGAGGTGGTGGACTTGGAAACATGGGCGGTGGTACTGGAAGCGATGGGAAGAGCTTGGAAGACATGTTCTACCAAAAGGAGATGGAGCTATCGAAACTTGCATTTACCCGGCAGTTCACCCCGGCCGTGATATACGCTTGGGTAAAGCTCCGCGAACAG GAGATCCGAAACATAACATGGATTTCTGAGTGTATTGCGCAGAATCAGAAGGAGCGGATAGGCAACTATATCAGTGTGTTTTGA
- the NOP58 gene encoding Nucleolar protein 58 (EggNog:ENOG410PIKN~COG:A~BUSCO:6831at33183), with the protein MTLFILTETSAGYALLKAKDKKLLKRDDLEKETQTAEGVSNLLKLKNFQKFDSATTALEEVASLVEGKVTPRLASLLESIKDEKKVSLAVADPKLGNAIGKLPGLSIQAIADSTTADLYRAIRAHLPTLIPGLLPTDMSTMALGLSHSLARHKLKFSPDKIDTMIVQAIALLDDLDKELNTYAMRVKEWYGWHFPEMAKILNDNMAYAKVVLKMGMRSNSDSADLSEILPEEIEGAVKAAANRSMGTDISNEDLENIQCLAEQVVGFAEYRQQLASYLTARMTAIAPNLTALVGELVGARLIAHAGSLVNLSKSPASTIQILGAEKALFRALKTKHDTPKYGLIYHASLIGQATGKNKGKIARVLAAKAAIGLRVDALAEWEKDADGNEPTEEERAALGMESRYYLEKKLAAMEGKPLKPRGVGIAPNGIPIEQPKKWDIKEARKHNPDADGLTGDEPAATENVSKKSKKDKKLVEEIKDEEMKDAPESEEEEEASEAEESEEEKPKKSKKKESKTSKGKDSDEAKIEELAEKAGLSVKRYLRKLERGEINFDEDGNPTAISKKELKKAKKEAKKAEKDAGKKRKRDEDEEPAESKSEKKKKKKSKA; encoded by the exons ATGACGCTTTTCATTCTCACGGAGACCAGTGCTGGTTATGCACTGCTCAAAGCAAAGGACAAGAAGCTGCTCAAGAGAGATGACCTTGAGAAGGAAACACAGACTGCGGAAGGAGTGTCTAATCT CTTGAAATTGAAGAATTTCCAGAAATTTGATAGCGCGACGACAGCCCTCGAGGAGGTTGCTTCCCTCGTCGAAGGAAAGGTCACGCCGCGTCTTGCAAGTCTTCTCGAGTCCAttaaagatgaaaagaaagTTTCGTTGGCCGTTGCGGATCCTAAACTCG GAAACGCGATTGGAAAGCTCCCTGGGCTTTCGATCCAAGCGATTGCCGACTCGACCACTGCAGATCTTTACAGAGCTATCAGAGCCCATCTTCCGACGCTGATCCCAGGACTTCTCCCTACTGATATGTCCACTATGGCACTCGGTCTTTCTCATTCACTTGCAAGACATAAGCTTAAATTTTCCCCGGATAAGATCGATACTATGATCGTGCAAGCAATCGCCTTGCTCGATGATCTCGACAAGGAATTGAACACATACGCGATGAGAGTCAAGGAATGGTATGGCTGGCATTTCCCAGAAATGGCCAAGATTTTAAATGATAATATGGCATATGCCAAAGTTGTCCTGAAGATGGGCATGCGTTCGAATTCGGATTCAGCAGATTTAAGCGAAATTCTTCCCGAAGAGATCGAGGGCGCGGTTAAGGCGGCAGCGAATCGATCCATGGGTACTGACATCAGTAATGAAGATTTGGAAAACATCCAGTGTTTAGCAGAACAAGTGGTTGGATTTGCGGAATACCGTCAGCAGTTGGCGAGTTACTTGACAGCGCGTATGACTGCCATCGCACCCAATCTTACCGCTTTGGTTGGCGAACTGGTTGGTGCGAGACTTATTGCCCATGCAGGAAGCTTGGTCAATCTGTCAAAGAGCCCTGCGAGTACGATCCAGATTTTAGGAGCGGAGAAGGCCCTGTTCCGCGCTCTGAAGACGAAACATGATACCCCGAAATATGGCCTCATCTATCACGCATCACTTATCGGGCAAGCCACTGGAAAGAACAAAGGAAAAATTGCCCGTGTCTTGGCTGCCAAGGCAGCTATCGGTCTCCGTGTGGACGCTCTTGCTGAGTGGGAGAAAGATGCCGACGGCAACGAACcaacagaagaagagagagccGCTCTGGGTATGGAATCAagatattatcttgaaaagAAACTGGCTGCCATGGAGGGCAAACCGTTGAAACCGAGAGGCGTTGGCATCGCTCCGAATGGTATACCAATCGAACAGCCGAAGAAATGGGATATCAAGGAGGCTAGAAAACATAATCCAGATGCCGATGGCCTGACTGGCGATGAGCCAGCTGCCACAGAGAATGTGAGCAAGAAATctaaaaaagacaaaaaattAGTAGAGGAAATCAAGGATGAAGAAATGAAGGATGCacctgaatctgaagaagaagaggaagctTCTGAAGCAGAGGAGAGCGAAGAGGAGAAGCCGAAGAAGtccaagaagaaggaaagcaAGACATCAAAGGGCAAGGATTCCGACGAGGCTAAGATCGAAGAGCTTGCTGAAAAGGCCGGGCTCAGTGTTAAGAGGTACCTGAGAAAGCTTGAACGAGGTGAAATCAATTTCGACGAAGATGGCAACCCTACTGCCATTAGCAAGAAAGAGCTcaaaaaggcaaagaaggAGGCAAAGAAGGCGGAAAAGGATGCCGGAAAGAAACGAAAGCGGGATGAAGACGAAGAGCCCGCTGAATCCAAGAgcgagaaaaagaagaagaagaagagcaaggCCTAG